The Candidatus Kuenenbacteria bacterium genome has a segment encoding these proteins:
- a CDS encoding AI-2E family transporter — translation MPIKIGSAEKALSYRSIMRVVVVFLALFFIYLVRDVLALLFVSVIFAAAIDPWVDWFKKRKVPRAISILFIYVLLIGVFSLIVVMLVPAMAEQIVQIVNNIPDYYEKISVGIHTLRERAGDSAAAVSSDSVVSTLQTLSTTLAQATKSIFVTVTSIFGGILSLFVVLVMTFYISVEEDGLKKFLKYLVPGKQRHYVMDLVDRMQMKVGLWLRGQLLLCFVVGILVYFGLLFLGVKYALLLALVAGILEIIPYLGPLLSGLIAVLVVSSDSWTKIVFVAALYLIVQQLENQVIVPKIMQRMVGLNPIVVIMVILIGVKLGGVVGGLLGVPVAAAISVYFDDILKERHEKEAAN, via the coding sequence ATGCCTATAAAAATTGGTTCTGCCGAAAAAGCGCTTTCCTATCGTTCGATCATGCGGGTGGTAGTGGTTTTTTTGGCGTTGTTTTTTATTTATCTGGTGCGCGATGTGTTGGCGCTTTTGTTTGTATCAGTGATATTTGCGGCGGCGATTGATCCGTGGGTTGATTGGTTCAAAAAGCGCAAAGTGCCCAGAGCCATTTCTATTTTATTTATTTATGTTTTGTTAATAGGGGTTTTTAGTTTGATAGTGGTAATGTTAGTGCCAGCTATGGCTGAGCAGATAGTGCAGATAGTCAATAATATTCCAGATTATTATGAAAAGATTTCCGTAGGCATCCATACTCTCAGGGAGAGAGCGGGGGATAGCGCCGCAGCAGTGAGTAGCGATTCCGTGGTTTCTACTTTACAGACTTTGAGTACGACTTTGGCTCAAGCGACCAAGAGTATTTTTGTGACAGTGACTAGTATTTTCGGTGGTATATTGTCGTTATTCGTGGTTTTGGTGATGACTTTTTATATTTCTGTGGAGGAAGACGGCTTGAAAAAATTTTTAAAATATCTGGTGCCAGGCAAGCAAAGACATTATGTGATGGATCTGGTGGATAGGATGCAGATGAAAGTCGGTTTGTGGCTCCGAGGGCAGTTGCTCTTGTGTTTTGTGGTTGGCATATTGGTTTATTTTGGTTTGTTGTTTTTGGGGGTGAAGTACGCTCTACTTTTGGCTTTGGTCGCTGGGATTCTAGAGATCATACCATACTTGGGGCCACTACTGTCAGGATTGATAGCCGTGCTCGTGGTCTCATCTGATTCTTGGACCAAAATAGTATTTGTAGCTGCTCTGTATCTGATTGTACAACAATTGGAAAATCAAGTGATAGTGCCTAAGATCATGCAGAGGATGGTGGGTCTAAATCCGATCGTAGTGATCATGGTGATCTTGATCGGAGTAAAGCTGGGCGGGGTAGTCGGTGGTCTTTTGGGCGTGCCAGTAGCCGCGGCGATCAGCGTTTATTTTGATGATATCTTGAAGGAGAGACACGAGAAAGAAGCGGCTAATTAA
- a CDS encoding insulinase family protein — protein MYKLSVLKNGIKVVTHNMPMAHGVTTSIFWGVGSRYENDRVAGVSHFLEHMFFKGTKNRPKPEDIARSIESVGGYLNAATSQESTIYYNRMPSAHSERALEVLADMMNNSLFEAEAMERERGVILEELNMYLDTPIRYISDLMMNLTFEGNTLGRDIIGTRESLKNMRRQDLIDYIKKHYQPQRMVVSVAGKLEHKKVVGQVTKYFGKVKPASRPKYSKVGAVKNGPRVLVHYKKTDQAHLAMSFRALPYNHKDIPVLTLLDTILGSGMSSRLFLNIREKLGLCYYVNSGTDQFEDTGLFAVNAGVNIEKTELAIRAIWEELQNIAKIKVSKKELAEAKECLRGGTSLEIDNTDNMAIWYGTQALFGKNIKTPEQKIKELLRVSENDIMKLARGLFQRERINLALIGPVGKKEKFLKFFN, from the coding sequence ATGTATAAACTATCAGTTTTGAAGAACGGAATAAAAGTGGTCACTCACAATATGCCCATGGCGCATGGAGTGACGACGAGTATTTTTTGGGGTGTTGGTTCGCGCTATGAAAATGATCGAGTGGCCGGGGTATCGCATTTTTTGGAGCACATGTTTTTCAAGGGTACAAAAAATCGGCCAAAACCGGAGGATATTGCCAGGAGCATTGAAAGCGTGGGCGGGTATCTGAACGCGGCCACGAGCCAGGAAAGCACGATTTATTATAATCGCATGCCAAGCGCACATAGCGAGAGGGCTTTGGAGGTCTTGGCGGATATGATGAATAATTCTCTTTTTGAAGCGGAAGCGATGGAGAGGGAAAGAGGAGTGATTTTGGAGGAGTTGAATATGTATTTGGATACGCCAATAAGGTATATCTCTGATTTGATGATGAATCTGACCTTTGAGGGCAATACTTTGGGGCGTGATATTATCGGGACAAGAGAAAGTTTGAAAAATATGCGGCGGCAGGATCTGATTGATTATATAAAGAAGCATTATCAGCCGCAGAGGATGGTGGTTTCTGTTGCCGGCAAGTTGGAACACAAAAAGGTGGTGGGGCAGGTGACAAAATATTTTGGTAAGGTAAAACCAGCGTCACGGCCAAAATACAGCAAGGTGGGCGCAGTCAAAAATGGGCCAAGGGTTTTGGTACACTATAAAAAAACTGATCAGGCTCATCTAGCGATGTCTTTTCGGGCTTTGCCATACAATCATAAAGATATTCCAGTTTTGACTTTGTTGGATACGATTCTCGGCAGTGGGATGAGCTCCAGATTGTTTTTGAATATCAGAGAGAAACTAGGGCTGTGCTATTACGTAAATTCGGGCACGGATCAATTTGAAGATACTGGTCTCTTTGCTGTAAACGCTGGGGTGAATATAGAAAAAACAGAATTGGCTATTAGGGCGATTTGGGAAGAGCTACAAAACATAGCCAAGATAAAGGTCTCAAAAAAAGAATTGGCTGAAGCCAAGGAGTGTTTGCGCGGCGGCACTAGTTTGGAAATTGATAATACTGATAATATGGCCATTTGGTATGGTACACAGGCGCTTTTTGGCAAAAATATAAAGACCCCGGAACAGAAAATAAAGGAATTGTTGCGGGTGAGTGAAAATGATATAATGAAATTGGCTAGAGGTCTCTTTCAAAGAGAGAGGATAAATTTGGCCTTGATCGGCCCGGTGGGCAAAAAAGAAAAATTTTTAAAATTTTTTAATTAG